One segment of Urocitellus parryii isolate mUroPar1 chromosome 5, mUroPar1.hap1, whole genome shotgun sequence DNA contains the following:
- the Resf1 gene encoding retroelement silencing factor 1 isoform X1: MSWNAKPEGDMLPPPPPPPPPPYNKSQSSVLHQFFINQLTTTSPSSFSLLGNNEACMYSSNSNPVSQYPSNSNPVLQPVKNIRNYNTPQIPVSNTQNRTVMASQTSVERITCTQYTGPRQPNHNLQVSSGVSQNVWLNSSTRNSMPSHVEATICHQADVGTNMSNAHALQSQLVSSDRYSLQLQMNTSNSIRAPVTFQGDQGLSQSLSDRQVDWVQQYTSNEQTYRDYRRPPKQYSYSPQRFLQEPAVQKQNIVPQSFLQEPAVQKQNIKPQSFLQEPAVQKQNIAPQSYLQEPAVQKQNMLSTSSQVKNCQLPTLMHVLQSSQTLPVSSCQYPTQTNKRPPPLLPYPSGNGSQPLPNSQHVIKNLPTEVPQSPEVYSSELKDSTKGFHQPWPNSSENFHTIGNFCDLKVHTNIEQPFNEPVRSSVDSIQIPAQNNQEKRMESCNPASNRVLDTKEKLVRDIKSLVEIKKKFSELSRKIRINKNLLMGYRKTANSSCSEPAQPSEFSTQGISAKSDSHCSMELLTTCLNLWKKTPTTATEEASKPSKEKQCNELKTTAHGISMTTEGDEKGFCSVEGNSQNKRAESSQETTLTMITQNYDSSGANVTKGTELQIAIVSPLILSNVRSLPHKRMTPEALPELVYPVIKEGSICSLQSQMEKNKIVDASVNVNVNSPVANTTISTNAFPLTQKEKPTSGNSEHMPNTSQRKHCPLDDQQASYKSNSISAESDDILLIENICSLVEGDVTYNSQIAKIFNSSPLEKIDPQKLSSSYQQVINSSQQKEQVDNTTTNKDLGFQRDECVLCTDVPHETVDHSESLEPPGSLSFKYIETNRGIPEESNLEQTIGKESTGEDVHCSPPTIQQSIYPQEIKAASDVTTQDPARKEIHDDDTPVFYLHDQLSELLKEFPYGIEAVNLCEKSGGQKVTGQISQDQTGDKTICDSKDSTDQIQITILSSEKMKELFPEDGDPCDVDTEEACEVDRLAESQTEKPIAERSLSYPQATTSEASCDSVTWEPEKDKIHCCALGWLTTVYEGVPQCQCDSIKSSTPEEEKGKDHCSPLETKSCKQGETTSESDITILEYNVSDNPKTTLTLVAEKKNFPEICGDSIKNTSETKNCSLRTEQELPGQFSKCDGDKKDTSKAKQDSSLKEKELNCQFSPKGNKLDGLQSNTRKRKLKFHEVSFHLTNKMTMVCEEASQVNQQEKHIPQNSRPLQVKTKELHRRNGSLGHLLSPEKKKFKFRVGSSKQRHTEERKLDQGNILDGEINKEKSDKQEQKKNVGGTLKFCNILSNPNERDSVKENTKSSDLKHNSSKKIITPQEYLQRQKHKEWMANKTSEKTCVNNVPHDSDGRPSQLPVQMGNSGKPNEKPGSSTEASKEPANVLTSNVKSLKLHHSEKSKNDNSRNVKGRAEHMLPDKVCTDKTKADQKSTNTSSEVEFHQMPPQANKQRKLYLNRVAFKCTEQKSICLTQYDSSPPPKLQKDKEQEKNPQNSSPVKDTTVKPSMLEFKLCPDVLLKNENSVKKGNDQKPHSKEQEQAPVQVSGIKSTKEDWIKCVTVKKRKQETSQETANGSDSKKFKGDSKSASVQSPVIHINKLPSEVTKGEVLSPNRAQAEVALQAGNSVHSANLTCANQGSDKLFSTCVTEGPFIMSSSSTSAANGNDSKKFKGDSKSASVQSPVIHINKLPNEVTKGEVLSPNRAQAEVALQAGNSVHSANLTCANQGSDELFSACVTQGPFIMSSSSTSAANRNDSKKFKGDSKSASVQSPVIHINKLPNEVTKGEVLSPNRAQAEVALQSGNPVHSVNLTSATAVDARMTIAGHSPVLRIIIENIFFPVTLDVLHQTFSKFGTVLKIIKFISNNQSQALLQYADPVSAQQAKLSLHRQNILDGYCTLHIYFSKITNLKVKYNNDKSHDYTRPDLPSGDSHPPQEQTPTFAIPQAVVLSDPNVHIAPALLPTPSLAGPANSILLASNLNPKRVRLQNLFILFGLYGDVQRIKMFFNKENALVQMTDGNQALLAMKHLNGLKLHRKPINIMLSKHQSLDLPHEVQEGQGLTKDFSNSPLHRFKKPDSRSLQNIFPPSATLFLSNIPPSLTEENLKVLFSSTGGVVKRFQFFKRNRKLALIQMGSVEEAVHALINLHNIYLGKKHHLWVSFSKFTSLSGLPGATSIIPKKSHIKK; encoded by the exons ATGAGTTGGAATGCAAAGCCAGAAGGTGATAtgttaccaccaccaccaccaccaccaccaccaccatataATAAAAGCCAGTCATCTGTTCTGCACCAGTTTTTTATAAACCAGCTTACCACAACATCTCCAAGTTCTTTCAGCCTTCTTGGAAATAATGAAGCATGCATGTATTCCAGTAATTCAAATCCAGTTTCACAATATCCCAGTAATTCAAATCCAGTTTTACAACCagtgaaaaatatcagaaattataATACTCCTCAAATTCCTGTTTCTAATACGCAAAACAGGACAGTGATGGCCTCACAAACATCAGTAGAAAGAAtaacatgcacacaatatactGGACCCAGACAACCAAATCATAATTTGCAAGTGTCTTCAGGAGTTTCGCAAAATGTATGGTTGAATTCATCAACGAGGAATTCCATGCCTTCTCATGTAGAGGCAACTATATGTCATCAGGCTGATGTTGGAACTAATATGTCTAATGCTCATGCACTACAGAGTCAACTTGTATCATCAGATAGGTATTCTTTGCAACTACAAATGAACACTTCAAATTCTATAAGAGCTCCTGTAACTTTTCAAGGAGATCAGGGACTTAGCCAATCACTATCAGATCGACAGGTTGATTGGGTGCAACAGTATACATCAAATGAACAGACTTATCGTGATTATAGACGACCTCCAAAGCAATACTCTTATTCACCACAAAGATTTTTACAAGAGCCAGCTGTTCAGAAACAAAACATTGTGCCACAAAGCTTTTTGCAAGAGCCAGCTGTTCAGAAACAAAACATTAAGCCACAAAGCTTTTTGCAAGAGCCAGCTGTTCAGAAACAAAACATTGCACCACAAAGCTATTTACAAGAGCCAGCTGTTCAGAAACAAAACATGCTATCTACATCATCTCAAGTTAAAAATTGTCAGCTTCCAACCTTAATGCACGTTTTACAGTCATCACAGACTCTGCCTGTGTCCTCATGTCAATACcctacacaaacaaacaaaagaccccctcctcttcttccttacccttcCGGAAATGGAAGCCAGCCTTTGCCAAATTCTCAACATGTTATAAAAAACTTGCCTACGGAAGTTCCTCAGAGTCCTGAAGTGTACTCATCTGAACTAAAAGACTCAACTAAAGGCTTTCATCAGCCCTGGCCAAACAGTAGTGAAAATTTTCACACAATTGGAAATTTCTGTGATTTGAAAGTACATACTAATATCGAACAGCCTTTTAATGAACCAGTTAGATCTTCTGTGGATAGTATTCAGATTCCTGCTCAAAATAATCAAGAGAAAAGAATGGAGTCCTGCAATCCAGCTTCAAATCGGGTACTAGACACGAAAGAAAAGTTAGTGAGAGATATTAAGTCATTGgtagaaattaaaaagaagttttcAGAACTTTCaaggaaaattagaattaataaaaatcttcTAATGGGATATAGGAAAACAGCAAATAGCTCTTGTAGTGAACCAGCTCAGCCTTCTGAATTCTCAACCCAAGGAATATCTGCTAAAAGTGACAGTCACTGTTCCATGGAATTGCTAACAACATGTCTTAATCTTTGGAAGAAGACACCAACAACAGCAACAGAAGAAGCTTCAAAACCTTCAAAGGAAAAGCAGTGTAATGAATTAAAAACAACTGCGCATGGAATTTCAATGACTACAGAGGGTGATGAGAAGGGGTTTTGTTCAGTTGAAGGAAATTCTCAGAATAAAAGGGCAGAGTCATCCCAGGAAACAACCTTGACAATGATAACACAAAATTATGACTCTTCTGGTGCAAATGTAACCAAGGGGACAGAACTTCAGATTGCTATTGTGTCACCCTTGATTCTTTCAAATGTCAGATCATTGCCTCACAAAAGAATGACACCTGAAGCTTTACCTGAACTGGTGTATCCAGTTATCAAAGAAGGTAGTATTTGTAGCTTACAaagtcaaatggaaaaaaataaaatagtggatGCTTCAGTGAACGTCAATGTTAACAGTCCAGTAGCCAATACTACAATATCAACCAATGCTTTTCCACTAACTCAGAAGGAAAAGCCAACTAGTGGTAATTCAGAACACATGCCTAATACCAGTCAAAGAAAGCACTGTCCTCTGGATGATCAGCAAGCCTCATATAAATCAAACAGCATTTCTGCTGAGAGTGATGATATATTactgattgaaaatatttgttctctTGTTGAAGGCGATGTAACTTATAATTCTCAAATAGCAAAGATATTCAACTCTTCCCCTTTGGAAAAGATCGACCCACAGAAACTCTCTTCATCCTATCAGCAAGTGATTAATAGCAGTCAACAAAAAGAGCAAGTAGATAATACCACTACAAATAAGGACCTTGGTTTTCAAAGAGATGAATGTGTGCTGTGCACAGATGTTCCTCATGAAACAGTTGATCATTCCGAGTCACTGGAACCTCCAGGGTCGTTATCTTTTAAGTATATTGAAACAAACAGAGGAATTCCAGAGGAAAGCAATTTAGAACAAACCATTGGAAAGGAAAGCACAGGTGAAGATGTACATTGTTCACCCCCCACAATTCAGCAGAGTATTTACCCTCAAGAAATCAAGGCAGCCAGTGATGTCACTACCCAAGATCCTGCAAGAAAGGAGATTCATGATGATGACACACCTGTGTTTTATCTACATGACCAGCTCTCAGAACTTCTAAAAGAGTTTCCCTATGGCATTGAAGCTGTGAACTTATGTGAAAAGTCTGGGGGCCAAAAAGTGACAGGTCAAATCTCACAAGATCAAACTGGCGATAAAACCATTTGTGATTCTAAGGACTCCACAGACCAAATACAAATTACCATATTAAGctcagaaaaaatgaaagaattatttccCGAAGATGGTGACCCCTGTGATGTAGACACAGAGGAAGCCTGTGAGGTAGATAGGTTGGCAGAATCTCAGACAGAGAAGCCTATAGCAGAAAGGAGCCTGTCTTACCCACAAGCAACTACCTCAGAAGCCAGTTGTGATTCTGTAACATGGGAACCAGAAAAGGACAAAATCCATTGCTGTGCATTGGGTTGGCTCACAACGGTCTATGAAGGAGTGCCTCAATGCCAGTGTGATTCCATCAAGAGTTCCAccccagaggaagagaaagggaaggatcACTGTTCTCCTTTGGAGACCAAGAGTTGTAAACAAGGAGAGACAACCTCAGAGAGTGATATCACTATCCTTGAATATAATGTTTCAGATAATCCAAAGACAACTCTTACTCTGgtggctgagaaaaaaaatttccctgaaaTATGTGGTGACAGTATAAAAAACACATCTGAAACAAAGAACTGCTCACTAAGGACAGAACAGGAATTACCTGGTCAGTTCTCTAAATGTGATGGCGATAAAAAGGACACATCTAAAGCGAAACAGGACAGCtccctaaaagaaaaagaattgaattGTCAATTTTCACCAAAAGGCAACAAACTAGATGGCTTGCAAAgtaatacaagaaaaagaaaattgaaatttcatGAAGTGTCTTTTCACTTGACTAATAAAATGACAATGGTTTGTGAAGAAGCTTCCCAGGTAAACCAGCAGGAGAAACACATACCACAGAACTCTCGTCCACTCCAAGTGAAAACTAAAGAGCTACATAGGAGGAATGGTTCTTTGGGACATTTATTatcaccagaaaagaaaaaatttaagtttaGGGTAGGTAGCTCCAAACAAAGacatacagaagaaagaaagttagACCAAGGGAACATACTGGATGGGGAGATAAACAAGGAAAAATCTGATAAAcaggaacagaagaaaaatgtgggAGGTACACTCAAATTCTGTAATATTTTGTCAAACCCTAACGAGAGAGATAGtgttaaagaaaacacaaagtccTCAGACTTGAAGCATAATTCATCTAAGAAAATCATAACACCGCAGGAATATTTACAAAGGCAGAAGCATAAAGAATGGATGGCCAACAAAACATCAGAGAAGACATGTGTTAACAATGTACCACATGATTCTGATGGGAGGCCCAGTCAGCTTCCTGTGCAGATGGGGAACTCTGGGAAACCAAATGAGAAACCAGGCAGCAGTACAGAGGCTTCTAAAGAACCAGCAAATGTGTTGACCAGCAATGTTAAAAGCCTCAAACTCCACCATTCTGAGAAGTCTAAGAATGACAATTCAAGGAATGTTAAAGGAAGAGCTGAGCACATGCTGCCTGACAAAGTGTGTACTGATAAAACCAAAGCCGACCAAAAATCCACCAATACAAGTAGTGAAGTTGAATTCCACCAAATGCCTCCCCaagcaaacaagcaaagaaaattgTATCTGAACAGAGTTGCGTTTAAGTGCACGGAACAGAAAAGCATTTGTCTCACCCAGTATGACAGTTCACCACCCCCAAAGCTTCAGAAAGACAAAGAGCAGGAAAAGAACCCTCAGAACTCTTCTCCTGTGAAAGACACCACAGTAAAACCAAGCATGTTAGAGTTTAAATTATGTCCAGATGTACTGTTAAAGAATGAAAACTCTGTCAAAAAAGGGAATGATCAGAAGCCTCATTCTAAGGAGCAAGAGCAAGCCCCGGTGCAAG tttcaggaataaaaagtacaaaagaagATTGGATAAAATGTGTAACtgtgaagaaaaggaagcaggaaaCCAGCCAAGAAACAG CAAACGGAAGTGATAGCAAGAAGTTCAAAGGTGACAGCAAGAGTGCCAGTGTCCAGTCCCCTGTGATCCACATCAACAAGCTGCCCAGTGAAGTCACCAAGGGCGAGGTACTCTCCCCAAACCGAGCACAAGCTGAAGTGGCCCTGCAGGCTGGGAACTCTGTCCATTCGGCAAACCTGACCTGCGCGAATCAGGGATCTGACAAGCTTTTCTCTACGTGTGTCACTGAAGGACCCTTTATAATGAGCAGCAGCTCTACCTCTGCAGCAAACGGAAATGATAGCAAGAAGTTCAAAGGTGACAGCAAGAGTGCCAGTGTCCAGTCCCCTGTGATCCACATCAACAAGCTGCCCAACGAAGTCACCAAGGGCGAGGTACTCTCCCCAAACCGAGCACAAGCTGAAGTGGCCCTGCAGGCTGGGAACTCTGTCCATTCGGCGAACCTGACCTGCGCGAATCAGGGATCTGATGAGCTTTTCTCTGCGTGTGTCACTCAAGGACCCTTTATAATGAGCAGCAGCTCTACCTCTGCAGCAAACAGAAATGATAGCAAGAAGTTCAAAGGTGACAGCAAGAGTGCCAGTGTCCAGTCCCCTGTGATCCACATCAACAAGCTGCCCAATGAAGTCACCAAGGGCGAGGTACTCTCCCCAAACCGAGCACAAGCTGAAGTGGCCCTGCAGTCTGGGAACCCTGTCCATTCGGTGAACCTGACCTCAGCCACAGCTGTGGATGCAAGGATGACAATAGCTGGGCACAGCCCTGTGCTCAGGATCATCATAGAGAACATCTTCTTCCCTGTGACCCTGGATGTATTGCACCAGACTTTCTCCAAGTTCGGCACAGTCCTGAAAATCATCAAGTTCATCAGCAACAACCAATCCCAGGCATTACTGCAGTACGCAGATCCTGTGAGCGCCCAGCAAGCCAAGCTGTCACTGCACAGGCAGAACATCCTTGATGGCTACTGCACACTACACATCTACTTCTCCAAAATCACCAACCTCAAGGTCAAGTACAACAACGACAAAAGCCATGACTACACACGCCCAGACCTGCCCTCTGGGGACAGCCACCCTCCACAGGAACAGACTCCAACCTTTGCAATTCCTCAAGCCGTGGTTCTTTCTGATCCTAATGTGcatatagccccagccctgttgcCCACCCCAAGCCTGGCAGGGCCTGCGAACTCCATTCTGCTGGCCAGCAACCTCAATCCCAAAAGAGTCAGACTCCAAAACCTCTTTATTCTTTTCGGCCTCTATGGTGATGTGCAGCGGATAAAGATGTTCTTCAACAAGGAGAATGCACTTGTGCAGATGACAGATGGGAACCAGGCCCTGCTGGCTATGAAGCACCTGAACGGGTTAAAGCTGCATAGGAAGCCCATCAACATCATGCTATCCAAGCATCAGAGCTTAGATCTGCCTCACGAGGTACAGGAGGGCCAGGGCCTCACCAAGGACTTCAGCAACTCTCCACTGCACCGCTTTAAGAAGCCCGACTCCAGATCCCTCCAGAACATCTTCCCGCCCTCCGCCACCTTGTTCCTCTCCAACATCCCACCTTCCCTAACAGAGGAAAACCTCAAGGTCCTGTTCTCCAGCACTGGGGGCGTGGTCAAGAGGTTCCAGTTCTTCAAAAGGAACCGTAAGCTGGCGCTGATCCAGATGGGCTCCGTGGAGGAGGCAGTGCACGCGCTCATCAACCTGCACAATATTTACCTGGGCAAGAAGCACCATCTGTGGGTCTCTTTTTCCAAGTTCACGTCTTTGTCTGGGCTCCCTGGAGCCACTTCCATCATTCCAAAAAAAAGCCATATTAAGAAGTAG